Proteins from one Peromyscus eremicus chromosome 8a, PerEre_H2_v1, whole genome shotgun sequence genomic window:
- the Arl4d gene encoding ADP-ribosylation factor-like protein 4D, with protein sequence MGNHLTDMAPTASSFLPHFQALHVVVIGLDSAGKTSLLYRLKFKEFVQSVPTKGFNTEKIRVPLGGSRGITFQVWDVGGQEKLRPLWRSYTRRTDGLVFVVDSAETERLEEAKVELHRISKASDNQGVPVLVLANKQDQPGALSAAEVEKRLAVRELAAATLTHVQGCSAVDGLGLQPGLERLYEMILKRKKAPRASKKRR encoded by the coding sequence ATGGGGAACCACTTGACTGACATGGCACCCACAGCCTCATCCTTTTTACCCCACTTTCAGGCCCTACATGTTGTGGTCATTGGGTTGGACTCAGCTGGGAAAACTTCCCTTCTTTACCGCCTCAAGTTCAAGGAGTTTGTCCAGAGTGTCCCCACCAAGGGCTTCAACACTGAGAAGATCCGAGTGCCCTTGGGGGGGTCCCGTGGAATCACTTTCCAGGTGTGGGATGTTGGGGGTCAGGAGAAGCTGCGGCCGCTGTGGCGCTCCTACACCCGCCGGACAGATGGACTGGTGTTTGTGGTGGACTCTGCCGAGACCGAAAGGTTAGAGGAGGCCAAGGTGGAGCTACACCGGATCAGCAAGGCCTCAGACAACCAGGGGGTGCCAGTGCTGGTGCTGGCCAACAAGCAGGACCAGCCCGGGGCGCTGAGTGCGGCGGAGGTGGAGAAGAGGCTGGCAGTCCGGGAGCTGGCAGCCGCCACGCTCACCCATGTGCAGGGCTGCAGTGCCGTGGACGGGCTGGGCCTGCAGCCAGGACTGGAGCGTCTGTATGAGATGATTCTGAAGAGGAAGAAAGCACCTCGGGCAAGCAAGAAGAGACGGTGA